From one Triticum aestivum cultivar Chinese Spring chromosome 4B, IWGSC CS RefSeq v2.1, whole genome shotgun sequence genomic stretch:
- the LOC123094436 gene encoding DIMBOA UDP-glucosyltransferase BX9-like gives MAGVQEVFRGDVRRQHARRVLVFPLPFQGHINPMLQLADVLHGRGLAVTVLHTQFNALDPALHPEFTFVAVPDGIPADVAASGSIIPIILAMNAAMEASLAVRDVLASVLADDGQPPAACLFIDANLLAVQKAASALGLPTMVLRTGSAACFSCFLAYPMLHHNGYLPPKESQLYTPVKELPPLRVRDLFRTSSRDHEMVRKVLARASETVRNSSGLVVNTSDALETAELDRIRRELDVAFVLAAGPLHKLSSRSTGSSLLREDRSCMEWLDKQVAGSVLYVSFGSLASMDGVELSEVAWGLANSGHPFLWVVRRDLVPGSDGPGLPEGFDRAVEGRGKVIPWAPQQEVLAHFAVGGFWTHNGWNSTLESISEGLPMICMPHFADQMMNTRYVEAVWGVGFELEGKPERNKITGAIQKLMNEREGEVARKKARELQKNVASCLETGGSSLLAIDKLVEHISSL, from the exons ATGGCCGGTGTCCAAGAAGTATTCCGTGGCGACGTCCGGCGACAGCACGCGCGTCGGGTGCTAGTCTTCCCGCTGCCGTTCCAGGGCCACATCAACCCGATGCTGCAGCTCGCCGACGTGCTCCACGGCCGAGGCCTCGCCGTCACCGTCCTCCACACCCAGTTCAACGCGCTGGACCCCGCGCTCCACCCCGAGTTCACCTTCGTCGCCGTGCCCGACGGCATCCCCGCCGACGTCGCCGCCTCGGGGAGCATCATCCCCATCATCCTCGCCATGAACGCCGCCATGGAGGCGTCGCTGGCCGTCCGCGATGTGCTCGCGTCCGTCCTCGCGGACGACGGCCAGCCCCCCGCCGCGTGCCTGTTCATCGACGCCAACCTCCTCGCCGTGCAGAAGGCCGCCTCGGCGCTCGGGCTCCCGACGATGGTGCTGCGTACCGGCAGCGCCGCCTGCTTCAGCTGCTTCCTAGCCTATCCCATGCTCCACCACAACGGTTATCTACCTCCAAAAG AATCACAGCTCTACACACCGGTGAAAGAGCTGCCGCCGCTGCGTGTCAGGGACCTATTCCGCACGAGCAGCAGAGACCACGAAATGGTGCGCAAGGTTCTAGCCCGAGCCTCTGAAACCGTGAGGAACTCCTCCGGCCTCGTCGTCAACACGTCCGACGCTCTGGAGACCGCCGAGCTGGACAGGATACGCCGCGAACTGGACGTGGCCTTCGTGCTCGCCGCCGGCCCGCTCCACAAGCTCTCCTCCCGGAGCACCGGGAGCAGCCTGCTGCGCGAGGACCGTAGCTGCATGGAATGGCTGGACAAGCAGGTCGCGGGGTCCGTGCTGTACGTGAGCTTCGGGAGCTTGGCATCCATGGATGGCGTCGAGCTCTCGGAGGTCGCGTGGGGACTGGCCAACAGCGGCCACCCTTTTCTCTGGGTTGTCCGACGGGACCTCGTGCCGGGATCGGACGGACCAGGCCTGCCGGAGGGGTTTGATCGTGCGGTGGAGGGCAGAGGCAAGGTGATCCCGTGGGCCCCGCAGCAGGAGGTGCTGGCCCACTTTGCAGTGGGTGGGTTCTGGACCCACAACGGCTGGAACTCGACATTGGAGAGCATCAGCGAGGGTCTCCCAATGATCTGCATGCCTCACTTTGCGGATCAAATGATGAACACAAGATATGTGGAGGCAGTATGGGGTGTAGGGTTTGAGCTCGAGGGCAAGCCAGAGAGAAACAAAATCACGGGGGCAATTCAGAAGCTTATGAATGAGAGGGAAGGGGAAGTGGCTAGGAAAAAAGCAAGAGAACTTCAGAAAAACGTAGCGTCGTGCTTGGAAACTGGTGGGTCTTCTTTACTGGCTATTGATAAACTTGTCGAGCATATATCGTCTTTGTAA